The Toxoplasma gondii ME49 chromosome III, whole genome shotgun sequence genome includes a window with the following:
- a CDS encoding hypothetical protein (encoded by transcript TGME49_253310), whose translation MEAVSLNEPSSVSSPSTSTFNALPRSSDARSLLDRDSLCAPGPGAPPSTGVGDQWEELFFCKQDFPGSRSPNGLQGSRERDGKGHCLCFFVRHEMGDASNQHLRAKETHGAKRKGSAPLLSGGKTSMGKPWSKKHAQRGDCAEWGRDARKRPGVPTSEPGAEVTDPTGTGSGALEAQRGDTRKEFLTSVAPLMGCLPKGEQEASRGATSPQLAASCLQNTVDNVSEADPAVSVSSPQSTPTVSCKPLSDLSASPAVSSPASSSFSSSLACVSSSVSYPLRALPLKSVCGAQDKEGLVTSAPRIRFSLVYLHSHPDGVVASLSQLCASACTASDVLRSLWSEHSSERQGEEVETGEPGAGSGRVSEEVCVLPEGESKVNEAEKNAETGSVAFPVLRNGTEDSAEEADALRRSMEAIGAITPGASARLAGQPVAVWAPTIHTMMEGYVEKRYLFPPVDLQVKKEETHTRLSTRYADGGGEDSRSLASVPLTLTEHYVFRQFNGLMVVGLSARGLFSASSACAASAQTRGSPIQLHASGSPSPPCSASVPLVSSQSWSPCELGGRDSRWRRLRLTLRDGVSRNCVSGKRKKGAFFLQADTLVAVLSFEEKIPFSEDRQSRTEGPGETEAPARVTLETAGAEAARESTDAIEEAALHASTKGLENREGSTKTSEDGQSKPLGVGGFSRGDDTVSVFPASPILENNVTRKREEAHEEVETRTGQKKRGRGRRRKRCFAESVVLPGCAESAVTKRAREEGEDEKSTLMDSKQNEEANAGTDDDGRRWQWIPRRIPVYACTRGMLLEFNSAVLERPELLLSQPEQDGWLLILQLAKRDKMQSFSSRSPLRA comes from the exons ATGGAGGCCGTGTCTCTGAATGAGCCCTCGtcggtctcttctccatccACCTCGACTTTTAACGCCCTCCCCCGTTCTTCGGATGCACGCTCTCTTTtggacagagacagcctCTGTGCCCCCGGGCCGGGAGCCCCGCCTTCGACAGGGGTTGGTGATCAGTGGGAAGAGCTCTTTTTCTGTAAGCAAGACTTTCCCGGTTCAAGGTCGCCAAACGGCCTGCAGGGTTCCAGAGAAAGGGATGGAAAGGGgcactgtctctgtttcttcgtcagACACGAAATGGGAGATGCGAGCAACCAGCACCTGCgcgcgaaagagacgcacGGTGCCAAGAGAAAGGGCTCCGCTCCCCTTCTGAGTGGAGGAAAGACTTCCATGGGAAAGCCTTGGAGTAAAAAACATGCTCAACGAGGTGACTGCGCCGAGTGGGGCCGAGATGCGCGAAAGCGGCCGGGTGTACCTACCTCTGAACCCGGAGCTGAAGTCACGGACCCGACTGGGACCGGTTCGGGTGCGTTGGAGGCACAAAGAGGCGACACCCGGAAGGAGTTTCTCACCAGCGTCGCCCCATTGATGGGTTGTCTGCCGAagggagagcaggaagcTTCCCGTGGCGCGACATCTCCGCAACTTGCAGCATCGTGTCTGCAGAATACAGTTGACAACGTGTCGGAAGCAGATCCAgccgtttctgtgtcttcacCGCAGTCAACCCCTACTGTCTCGTGTAAGCCACTCTCCgatctctctgcctctcctgccgtgtcttctccagcttcttcttccttttcctcctctttggcttgcgtttcctcttctgtgaGTTATCCGCTCCGAGCCCTTCCTCTGAAGAGTGTCTGTGGTGCGCAGGACAAGGAGGGCCTTGTCACCTCGGCGCCCCGAATTCGGTTTTCTCTGGTGTATCTGCACTCGCATCCGGACGGAGTtgtcgcgtctctttcgcagctttgcgcctctgcatgcaccgcctCAGATGTTTTGCGGTCTCTGTGGAGCGAGCACAGTTCAGAGAGGCAGGGCGAggaggtggagacaggcgaaccCGGTGCCGGGAGTGGACGCGTTTCCGAGGAAGTTTGCGTTTTACCTGAAGGAGAATCCAAAGtcaacgaagcagagaaaaacgcagagacaggaagcgtGGCTTTTCCCGTTCTGAGAAACGGTACCGAAGACtcagctgaagaagcagacgcccTCAGGCGAAGCATGGAGGCCATCGGCGCCATCACCCCTGGGGCTTCCGCCCGTCTCGCGGGACAGCCAGTTGCTGTGTGGGCCCCAACAATTCACACAATGATGGAG GGCTACGTGGAGAAACGGTACTTGTTCCCGCCTGTCGATCTTCaagtgaagaaagaggaaacccATACCAGGCTGTCTACTCGCTATGCAGACGGCGGAGGCGAGGACAGCCGATCACTCGCCTCCGTCCCTCTCACCCTCACTGAGCACTACGTCTTCCGGCAATTTAACGG gCTTATGGTTGTAGGTCTCTCGGCAAGGGGTCTATTTTCTGCTTCGAGCGCATGCGCTGCGAGCGCCCAGACGCGCGGCTCACCGATACAGCTTCATGCCTCAGGTTCGCCATCTCCGCCTTGCTCGGCTTCcgttcctctcgtttcttctcaaTCTTGGTCGCCCTGCGAGTTAGGCGGGAGAGACTCGCGATGGAGACGCTTGCGGTTGACACTGCGTGATGGTGTGAGCCGAAACTGCGTGagtggaaagagaaagaaaggcgcgTTTTTCCTGCAGGCAGACACGCTCGTCGCTGTCCTTTCTTTTGAAGAGAAAATCCCGTTCTCAGAGGACAGGCAGTCGAGGACAGAGGGACCAGGTGAGACCGAGGCCCCAGCCCGTGTAACGCTTGAAACTGCaggcgcagaagcagcgcgGGAGAGCACAGACGCAATCGAGGAAgcagctctgcatgcgtctacAAAGGGGCTGGAAAACCGGGAAGGAAGCACCAAAACCTCTGAAGATGGACAGAGCAAACCGCTGGGTGTCGGTGGGTTCTCGAGGGGCGACGACaccgtttctgtcttccctgCCTCACCGATCCTTGAAAACAACGTAACacggaaacgagaagaagcgcacgAAGAAGTAGAGACCCGGACAggccagaagaagagaggaagaggaaggaggcgcaAGAGGTGTTTCGCTGAAAGCGTCGTGCTGCCTGGCTGTGCGGAGAGCGCTGTTACGAAGCGAGcacgcgaggaaggcgaagacgaaaagagcaCACTAATGGATTCGAAACAGAATGAAGAGGCTAATGCCGGGACAGATGACGACGGCAGACGGTGGCAGTGGATCCCCCGTAGAATTCCCGTctacgcatgcactcgag GCATGCTGCTAGAGTTTAACAGCGCTGTCCTGGAGCGACCTGAGCTTCTCCTATCTCAG CCGGAGCAAGATGGATGGCTGTTGATTCTGCAGCTCGCCAAACGCGATAAGATGCAATCATTTTCCTCGAGGTCTCCTTTGCGCGCTTGA
- a CDS encoding hypothetical protein (encoded by transcript TGME49_253320) — translation MPSFTHFSALQGALGGLGRAQVVFCRNAKSSFAIARVSSCATIMVSSQRRKASDARPSPSSPQSFSPGAFAFPFPLRLPACCEHFRPSFSDACAGTARQNGSASARSSAAVSVVHTPYGCDIRRFGFSILHRDFRGRLRFFACDTKCATQWPLPRDPREMHFTSAYSLRVRAVHIFPPKPFRRNTQHSDSVELARPPPHLPTPNALISPHRLGLPPSASSAADSRSVLADEFDAAVSAKGETGQRQDVVVSEGDTRGKIEAVYKRVLKMHNTRRWFHHQIWTAMTQRNWTFVDALFTQFLQCGFYYDEVTYTLKLFYFLLSHRTPSENAMLVLEEMKVAKMHPAIVRMNEGLLLSYFELGEIFCLPPAAVCQNLCRVTWQAAVKLQRQRKHRLKRYLEALPPNVLLSLTQTDVAKLLSKNEEELLLLPASCGPVGEVDLLLECSDEEDEEHVEIDDFGALPGLYEAGQSLLPSFSVGPASFRPSPIFQQGGDDRHPAGHGQIKESPSSILSASPLSCDHTVSSESEHRGCGRRKRGRNRQIPT, via the exons ATGCCTTCCTTTACACATTTTAGTGCGCTGCAAGGAGCACTGGGAGGTTTAGGGCGTGCCCAGGTGGTTTTTTGTAGAAACGCGAAGAGCTCCTTCGCTATCGCGCGGGTTTCTTCGTGTGCCACCATTATGGTCAGCAGCCAGCGACGCAAGGCTTCAGATGCTCGTCCCAGTCCATCCTCTCCGCAGAGTTTCTCCCCTGGCGCGTTCGCCTTTCCATTTCCGTTAAGGCTTCCAGCATGCTGCGAACATTTCAGGCCGAGTTTCTCGGATGCTTGCGCTGGGACGGCGAGACAAAACGGATCTGCCAGCGCACGCTCCTCGGCTGCGGTCTCTGTTGTACATACACCTTACGGGTGTGACATCCGACGGTTCGGCTTTTCGATACTTCACCGAGACTTCCGTGGAAGACTAAGATTTTTCGCCTGTGACACGAAGTGCGCGACTCAGTGGCCGCTGCCACGAGACCCCCGCGAGATGCACTTCACGAGTGCGTACTCCCTGAGGGTACGTGCGGTCCACATTTTCCCTCCCAAGCCTTTTCGACGGAACACTCAACATTCCGACTCAGTGGAACTTGCTCGACCTCCTCCCCATTTACCGACCCCGAACGCGCTGATTTCTCCGCACCGTCTAGGTCTGCCGCCGTCAGCGTCGTCTGCGGCCGATAGCCGTTCTGTTCTAGCTGACGAGTTTGATGCTGCCGTCTCAGCTAAGGGGGAAACGGGACAGAGGCAGGATGTTGTTGTCTCAGAGGGCGACACCAGAGGGAAAATCGAAGCGGTGTACAAGCGGGTTTTGAAGATGCACAACACACGACGGTGGTTCCACCACCAAATCTGGACAGCAATGACGCAGCGAAACTGGACCTTCGTCGACGCTCTTTTCACGCAGTTCCT GCAATGTGGATTCTACTACGACGAGGTCACGTACACTTTGAAACTATtttattttcttctgtctcaccGCACTCCGTCCGAAAAT GCCATGCTCGTTTTGGAGGAAATGAAGGTGGCAAAAATGCACCCAGCTATCGTCCGCATGAACGAG ggtcttcttctctcataCTTCGAGCTCGGCGAAATTTTTTGTCTTCCACCTGCCGCTGTGTGCCAAAATCTTTGCCGCGTTACGTGGCAGGCTGCCGTCAA GCTTCAGCGCCAGCGCAAGCATCGGCTGAAGCGGTACCTGGAAGCGTTGCCGCCAAATGTTCTCTTGAGTCTTACCCAGACG GACGTGGCAAAGTTGCTTTCCAAGAATGAAGAAGAACTGCTGCTCCTGCCTGCCTCCTGTGGGCCAGTGGGGGAGGTAGACCTGCTTCTCGAatgcagcgacgaagaagacgaggagcaTGTGGAGATCGACGACTTCGGTGCTCTACCAGGTTTGTACGAAGCAGGTCAAagtctgcttccttccttttcagtGGGACCGGCAAGTTTCCGGCCTAGTCCGATTTTCCAACAAGGCGGGGACGATCGTCACCCCGCGGGTCATGGGCAAATCAAGGAATCACCATCTTCTATTCTAAGTGCTTCCCCCCTTTCTTGTGACCACACAGTGTCTTCTGAGTCCGAGCACCGTGGCTGTGGCAGACGGAAGCGAGGCCGAAATAGGCAGATACCTACTTGA
- a CDS encoding Rhoptry kinase family protein, truncated (incomplete catalytic triad) (encoded by transcript TGME49_253330~Gene product name based on ToxoDB Community Expert Annotation.~Signal peptide predicted by SignalP 2.0 HMM (probability 0.996) with cleavage site probability 0.868 at residue 26): MANTSVRRRQLLSSVLLLQWLTTVLGVAWGPNPIDGSKHGQFPSLRRTEGVSQSGSGHRGSVYRIPLADMTFWSWMSYLKELPDIDESRNPILKRLLSGSFLRRDGSTTVNVRVPARELVRLLSLTPEQQREGVSAKVRLINLLDPKYSVYEPYLYREILPKRSPLLLPSLGEYRGAFLTYIFHPLSKGLVGDMLETGRSHPDVQVLAANMVAALKSLHNLGLLHRSIELNSFSVLPDGTVVLGGLDTAAPIGTETRLWVGFFGQETAPEIDRNFLADLALTQGRHTVKSDVYSLGVAFRNLVQLLGNGNLGPEDRGAVRQDHLELLDKLSQKMIEEEPGNRPTIEEIMKDPLFEGLNFEDIEEGKARPFRYKQNRL, encoded by the exons ATGGCAAATACTAGCGTACGGCGTCGTCAgcttctttcgtctgttctTTTGTTACAATGGCTGACAACAGTATTAGGTGTTGCTTGGGGTCCCAATCCCATTGACGGGTCAAAACATGGGCAATTTCCTTCTTTACGGAGAACAGAGGGCGTCAGTCAGAGCGGCAGCGGCCACAGAGGGAGTGTGTACCGCATTCCCCTTGCAG ATATGACTTTCTGGTCGTGGATGTCTTACCTGAAGGAACTACCGGACATTGACGAGAGCAGGAATCCCATTTTGAAGCGCCTGCTGAGTGGAAGTTTCCTGCGCCGGGATGGGTCTACAACTGTCAACGTCCGCGTGCCCGCCAGAGAGTTAGTGAGGTTACTTTCGCTAACACCAGAACAACAAAGAGAGGGTGTCAGCGCGAAAGTCCGGCTAATCAATTTACTTGACCCGAAGTATTCGGTGTACGAACCATACTTGTACAGAGAAATCCTTCCAAAAAGAAGCCCCCTACTCCTGCCATCGCTTGGCGAGTACAGAGGGGCATTCTTAACTTACATATTTCATCCTTTATCCAAAGGTTTGGTCGGAGATATGCTGGAGACGGGCCGCTCTCACCCCGATGTGCAAGTCTTAGCGGCGAACATGGTCGCTGCCTTGAAGTCACTGCACAACTTGGGTTTGCTTCACCGAAGCATTGAGCTGAACAGTTTCAGTGTGTTACCGGACGGAACGGTGGTCCTCGGTGGTTTAGATACGGCGGCGCCAATAGGGACAGAAACAAGATTGTGGGTGGGATTCTTTGGGCAGGAAACGGCCCCTGAAATTGATAGGAACTTTCTGGCGGATTTAGCTCTCACGCAAGGCCGCCACACGGTGAAGAGTGATGTGTACTCACTTGGTGTCGCATTTCGCAACCTTGTGCAACTGCTCGGGAACGGTAATCTTGGACCGGAGGACCGCGGTGCGGTTCGGCAGGACCACCTGGAACTGTTGGATAAGCTAAGCCAGAAAATGATAGAAGAAGAACCAGGTAACCGGCCAACCATTGAGGAAATCATGAAGGATCCGCTTTTTGAGGGACTGAACTTCGAAGACATCGAGGAAGGGAAAGCGAGGCCGTTTAGGTACAAGCAGAACCGTCTGTGA
- a CDS encoding hypothetical protein (encoded by transcript TGME49_253340) — translation MDRLGQLQKPPKGLKCADWETAALNSQRNSSSRSLKEILELQNISLHAPSTDARLHESRGQMHEVDQALARHKEYYANEEKQFRVKEAQLKEKGAQLQLQLNRFNKFVDTNEDKRRRAEKRAVAEREIIREKEKTIVTLKVAVEQMEAKEQKLEAGVKRCASDSGQVYAGEEGASADRLFYIRVKLLEQTASVAVRLPLCAV, via the exons ATGGATCGACTAGGACAGTTGCAAAAACCCCCCAAAGGCCTTAAGTGTGCGGACTGGGAGACTGCCGCCCTTAATTCCCAAAGGAACTCGTCATCTCGCAGTCTCAAGGAAATCCTCGAACTTCAAAACATCTCACTTCATGCCCCATCAACAGATGCGCGCCTGCAT GAAAGCCGAGGGCAGATGCATGAGGTTGACCAGGCTCTGGCCCGGCACAAGGAGTACTATGCGAATGAAGAGAAACAGTTTCGAGTAAAGGAAGCTCAACTCAAA GAAAAAGGAGCACAGCTTCAACTTCAGCTGAATCGATTCAACAAGTTCGTCGACACAAATGAGGACAAGAGACGACGGGCCGAAAAGCGCGCTGTGGCAGAACGGGAAATTatcagagagaaggaaaagacaaTTGTAACACTGAAGGTCGCCGTGGAGCAGATGGAAGCCAAGGAACAAAAGCTCGAAGCCGGCGTTAAGCGATGTGCGTCAGACTCTGGGCAAGTGTatgctggagaagaaggtgccTCCGCAGACAGGCTCTTTTACATTAGGGTCAAACTCTTAGAGCAAACGGCAAGTGTCGCGGTACGTTTGCCGCTGTGTGCAGTGTGA
- a CDS encoding hypothetical protein (encoded by transcript TGME49_253350): MHRATAKHSTCQPPCQAPAPTTGVSMLPRRRITTTEVNHSPPRPASPSGDGSLETSNRSVAKSSVNMVAAPLSGTSARIPGKEGTTHQPANGSVGSEKEGQETGDGSESKAVNREAAMQLHATVGSTLASGKIRYAAQSPKKAESALETPQPARGKRRDAKQSKKGGNAEEQDEQKQLCDDAVQMLGVIEYYVKDFRDICDTLTKNVVEFVTLRDVYAMKGSGGSVGGAGSSDALSSGSSRRFMSRTRGIGAFTDQNSCIVLGAHARHCVIQAAEAKASPTDTFAGHIATQNRRWLPSPPPAHIFSNLWRSSWTSPLAAVRTLRVAPGSLPLRLFSLALRNGRLAEISEDPDGNSASFFLLSSANLAASLCAETSAVLPGKNGVDHHGDATSWSDVSEREHRQREVVSELLRTIPVYAVVSTETQQLVPAMFPSQKQVPRDEVVPPHSDQERAIDSKRGKKPSHKKELEKLLYQEFQALTSLEERGGVAKAIGLGLFFLSHRDAQVYLQHVQSQTAEVALPVSTAKRPPSLAVVTTSLAKVYPLLLPPRPTDLPAKLAARSRAYQGTCGGSHVGPGEKSAFSVGRALFGWRNVAGTQGQWVDESEAQELVSRFVLVPDIAQLDTLLEEGGSEAVVVGTPLFFVSRSPEIPWSLLLDGRAPSASGAFPLYLNRRDAEQALSSIQKTLDGQPWWRNLGRRPLTVHRTSLEAFLEAFAEKSAVSAAPSPFLLVPAFDSFLRSEKERRKPDERRKKSGFSVVGPFRQLVASSPTLRYLDWRRRKFKRDWLLPLFRRDRQREGDGHHIGDLLPEDA, encoded by the exons ATGCACAGAGCAACGGCCAAACATTCAACATGCCAACCACCTTGTCAAGCGCCTGCTCCGACGACAGGTGTAAGTATGCTTCCCAGGCGCCGTATCACTACCACAGAAGTAAATC ACTCGCCGCCTCGACCCGCATCGCCTTCAGGAGACGGTAGCCTCGAAACCTCAAACAGAAGTGTTGCGAAAAGCTCGGTTAACATGGTAGCTGCGCCACTATCGGGCACAAGTGCGAGGATACCAGGCAAGGAGGGCACAACACACCAGCCGGCTAACGGTTCCGtaggaagcgaaaaagagggaCAGGAGACCGGAGACGGCTCAGAAAGCAAAGCAGTtaacagagaagcagccaTGCAATTGCATGCGACGGTGGGGTCTACGCTTGCGTCAGGGAAAATCAGATACGCGGCGCAGTCGccaaagaaagcagagagtgCCCTTGAAACGCCTCAACCTGCCAGGGGAAAAAGACGCGATGCCAAACAGTCAAAAAAAGGCGGCAACGCGGAGGAGCAGGACGAGCAGAAACAACTGTGCGACGATGCAGTCCAGATGCTTGGCGTCATCGAGTACTACGTCAAAGACTTCAGAGATATCTGTGATACCTTGACGAAAA ATGTTGTGGAATTCGTCACATTGCGCGACGTGTACGCAATGAAGGGATCCGGAGGCAGCGTAGGTGGCGCAGGAAGCAGCGATGCCCTTTCGAGTGGATCAAGTCGAAGGTTCATGAGCAGAACGCGCG GCATTGGAGCATTCACTGATCAAAACAGCTGCATTGTTCTcggagcgcatgcacgacaTTGCGTTATCCA agcagcagaggcaaAGGCAAGTCCAACCGACACTTTTGCAGGTCACATAGCGACCCAGAATCGGCGCTGGTTACCATCTCCACCGCCTGCACACATTTTCTCGAACCTCTGGCGATCTTCGTGGACCTCACCTCTGGCAGCTGTGCGCACACTGCGAGTAGCGCCAGGCAGTTTGCCTCTGCGCTTATTCAGTTTGGCGCTGAGAAACGGGCGACTGGCAGAGATATCCGAGGACCCAGACGGCAACAGTGcatctttttttcttctgagCAGCGCCAACTTGGCGGCGAGTCTCTGCGCGGAGACTTCCGCCGTtcttcctggaaaaaacggtGTTGACCACCACGGGGACGCTACATCGTGGAGCGATGTCTCTGAAAGGGAACACCGACAGCGAGAAGTAGTCTCTGAGCTGCTGCGAACGATCCCCGTTTACGCAGTCGTGTCTACAGAAACGCAGCAGCTCGTGCCCGCTATGTTTCCTTCACAGAAACAGGTCCCGCGCGACGAAGTCGTTCCACCCCATTCGGACCAGGAGAGAGCCATAGACAGCAAGCGCGGCAAGAAGCCTAGCCATAAAAAGGAACTCGAAAAACTGCTGTATCAAGAGTTTCAAGCCCTGACAAGCCTGGAGGAACGAGGCGGCGTTGCCAAAGCGATAGGCCTGGGCCTCTTCTTCCTAAGTCACCGGGATGCGCAGGTGTATTTGCAGCACGTGCAGTCACAAACTGCCGAGGTGGCGTTGCCCGTTTCGACCGCGAAACGACCTCCATCTTTGGCAGTTGTGACAACATCGCTCGCAAAAGTCTATCCGCTGCTGCTTCCGCCGCGCCCGACAGATCTCCCGGCCAAGCTCGCAGCGCGGTCTCGCGCGTACCAGGGGACTTGCGGTGGATCGCACGTCGGTCCCGGGGAGAAATCCGCTTTTTCCGTTGGCCGTGCGCTCTTTGGCTGGCGAAATGTGGCAGGCACACAGGGACAGTGGGTTGACGAGAGTGAGGCCCAAGAGCTGGTTTCACGGTTTGTCCTCGTGCCCGATATAGCTCAGCTGGACACTCTTCTGGAGGAGGGGGGCTCTGAGGCCGTCGTTGTTGGAACGCCGCTCTTTTTCGTATCTCGCTCCCCAGAGATTCCCTGGAGTCTTCTCTTGGATGGGCGAGCACCGTCGGCTTCTggtgcgtttcctctgtaTTTGAAtcggagagacgcagaacaaGCTCTCAGCTCGATACAGAAGACTCTCGACGGCCAGCCGTGGTGGCGGAACTTAGGTCGGCGTCCGCTGACGGTGCACCGCACGTCGCTCGAGGCTTTCCTCGAGGCTTTTGCGGAAAAGTCGGCAGTCTCTGCTGCACCTtcgccgtttcttctcgtaCCGGCTTTTGATAGTTTCCTccgcagcgagaaagagaggcggaagcCTGACGAAcggcgaaaaaaaagcgGCTTTTCTGTCGTCGGACCCTTCAGGCAGCTCGTGGCGTCGAGTCCGACTCTTCGATACCtcgactggagaagaagaaaattcAAAAGAGACTGGCTGCTCCCGCTGTTCAGGAGAGATAGACAGCGGGAAGGTGACGGCCATCACATCGGGGATTTGCTCCCGGAAGATGCGTAG
- a CDS encoding hypothetical protein (encoded by transcript TGME49_253360~Predicted trans-membrane domain (TMHMM2.0):361-384) → MNVTKALGLSKVLPSEQDLPSLPKVDTKKKRKEARKPPALPHRPTQGGGSRASAKKSSWAFVWGGKETPVSELPAVCGDRDGNAAALSTELDELVALCQSIEAECLVTAPEECEEERDEFLAVKKRMEDTLKNTYMLIEERRTIRAAKGTTLETVRLGGEIDDNLSLLRDLFEEISAVYRQQFKQRKKKKLTDADLEERHADINRLMRAIEELRRESKRTAVAAGPRQNQRLRTLSEIASGTLGPSPGVSSEGPLSVWGEAVDEGVGAGEVGGPFVEEVSREDRETIRRWKERDEEFDKEVAEIGEAIDRIAHVAVQIGDKAEVHHELIQQVQTHTEQAAAEIQVLNAKVKGLLSKQSNATFFTRLLLIVILLFLVCFVLSIVYARYIKRA, encoded by the exons ATGAACGTGACCAAGGCTCTCGGCCTCTCGAAGGTTCTGCCCTCAGAACAAGATTTACCTTCTCTCCCCAAAGTCGAtacaaagaaaaagagaaaagaagcccGCAAACCTCCCGCCTTGCCGCATCGCC CCACTCAGGGAGGCGGCAGCCGCGcgtctgcgaagaagagcagctgGGCCTTCGTGTGGGgtgggaaggagacacctgtctcTGAGCTGCCTGCAGTGTGTGGAGATAGAGACGGAAACGCTGCTGCTCTGTCGACTGAACTCGACGAGCTCGTGGCCCTCTGCCAAAGCATCGAGGCCGAGTGTTTGGTGACGGCGCCCGAAGAGtgcgaggaggagagagacgagttTCTTGCTGTGAAGAAGCGGATGGAAGACACTCTCAAAAACACCTACATGCTCATTGAGGAGCGCCGAACGATTCGCGCTGCTAAAG GGACGACTCTGGAAACCGTTCGTTTGGGAGGCGAGATCGACGACaatctgtctcttctccgcgatCTCTTTGAGGAGATTAGCGCCGTGTATCGCCAGCAATTCAAAcagcggaagaaaaagaagttgACGGATGCAGATTTGGAGGAGCGACACGCAGACATCAACCGCCTCATGCG agCCATCGAAGAACtgcgacgagaaagcaaacgCACAGCAGTTGCCGCGGGTCCGCGGCAAAACCAACGCCTCCGGACTCTGTCGGAAATTGCGTCGGGGACACTTGGGCCCtctccaggtgtctcctcagaAGGGCCGTTGTCCGTGTGGGGTGAGGCAGTCGATGAGGGCGTGGGCGCCGGTGAGGTGGGTGGACCCTTTGTCGAGGAAGTCTCTCGGGAGGATCGGGAAACCATTCGAAGGTGGAAAGAGCGAGATGAAGAATTCGATAAAGAAGTCGCCGAAATCGGGGAGGCGATCGATAGAATCG CCCATGTGGCTGTGCAGATCGGCGACAAGGCGGAAGTGCACCATGAGCTCATTCAGCAGGTACAGACTCACACGGAGCAGGCAGCAGCGGAGATCCAGGTACTTAACGCGAAGGTTAAAGGTCTGCTGAGTAAGCAGAGCAACGCGACGTTCTTTACCCGTCTGCTCCTCATTGTTATTCTTCTTTTCCTAGTgtgtttcgttctctccatcGTCTACGCGAGGTACATAAAGCGAGCTTGA